TCCCTACGCCTCCCTCTTTAGAGATACCTAGAAGTGCTTTCACTTGGTCTCTAGTAGCTTGAGGTGTCTTGGCCGAAAAGGATATAGAGGACTTGTCCGGGTTTATTTTTTGTCCAGATGCAGCTTCGTAGTCATGTAGTATCTTGAGTAGGGAGTTGCAGGACTTATGGTTTGCTCTTGTGAAAAACATCGTATCGTCTGCAAATAGTAGATGGTTAATTCTAGGGCTATTATTTGAAACTCTCACACCCGGGAGTAAACCATTTTGTTGTGCTTTCCTGCAGAGGCTCGAGAGGACTTCCCCACAGAGGATGAAGATGTAAGGTGACATCGGATCACCTTGTCGGATGCCGCGTTGGGGTTTAACTTCACCTTTCACTTCGTTGTCGATGAGAAAGGAATACGATACAGAAGAGATGCATTCCAGGACCCACCCTGTCCAGGTAATATCAAATCCCAGACTGATGAACACCTGTCTGATGAAAGACCACTCTAGACGGTCATAAGCCTTACTAATATCCGTTTTGACAGCCATGCAGCAACGTTTCTCCGCTTCAGACGTCTTGAGATAATAAAGGACCTCATGGGTGATTAGCACGTTATCGGAGATGGCTCTTCCAGGTATGAATGCAGACTGATTTTCCGAAATGATATCTTGAAGAATAGGCTTTAGGCGTAGAGATAATAGCTTGGAAATTGCTTTATAGTACACGTTGCACAAAGCAATAGGGCGAAAGTCAGACACCTTTAGTGGATTGTTAATCTTGGGAATCAGCCTAATGTTCGTGTTGTTTATCTTGGTAGGTAGCGACCCCGTAGAGAAGAAGGACCTGATCTCGCAGCAGATAGCAGGACCGACAGTAGGCCAGTTAGTTTGGAAGAAGCTAGCAGAAAAACCATCGGGCCCCGGGGCTTTGTCCGGGTGGATTGAGAAGATGGCTTCCCTTATCTCCTGGTCTGAAGGCAGAGAAGTGAGTAGTCTGTTCATTTCAGCAGAGATACATGGAGTAAGAGCATTTGATACTATGTCAGAGGCTTGTGGATTTGACGAGGTGAAGATGGTTTGGAAGTACTGAGAGATGACGTCTGCAATCTCCTCATCATCAAAGACTGGATTACCCGCAGCATCCTCAAGCATGGAGAGACGGTTTCTGGCTCTTCTGGATCTTGTAGAAGCATGAAAGTAGCCCGTATTGAGATCACCTAGTGACAACCAGAGTTGACGACTACGCTGCTTCCAGAACTCCTCCTCCGATTTGTAGGCCATAAGCAGTTGTTGGTTGATGACAGAAATCGCACAATCATCCACAAAGGTATCAGCCATAGCTTTATCTAGTTCTTGTTGTAGTCTAGAGATCTCTTTCTGACTGTTGATGTGGTGTTTTTTACTCCAGGAAGCAATTGCGCGTCTGCAGTTAGCTATTCTAGATGACACTGAGGAAGAGCTGGATTTAGCCCAAGTTTCCTCAACAATAGCTGTAACCTCTGGGTTATGTCTCAAGCTTCTGTCGTAGCGGAAGTGATGACCTCGCTTCTTCCTTGTGGAGGTGAAAGATGAGTAGAGCGGACGGTGATCAGATCCTTCGAAGGGGAGATAGGTGCAGCTACCTTTAGGGAACAGATCAGACCAAGAGCTGTTGGCCATAGCACGATCTAGTCGACAGTGTACTCTATGGGAGTGTCTGGTCCCTCTCCACGACAGGGAGACTCCTTGATGGCGCAAGTCAAACAGGTCATTCGTTGCGATAAAAGAACGGAAATTGCTGAAAGATCTTTCAGGTCTATCTTTACCACCCGACTTCTCAGTATTGTCAATTATCTCATTGAAATCCCCTGTCAGAAACCAGGGCTCTGGTCTCAGGTCTCCAATAGCAGTAAGTTTATTCCAAACCTCTTGTCTCCTTGGAACCTCAGGAGCTCCATACACAAAAGAACTGAAGAAAGTTGTCTTTTTGTAGGTTATTTGTGTGTCCACAAAGTTATTGCAGGCAGAGATAACTTGGATATCGAGATCGGCCCTCCATAGTAGCGCCAGACCTCCCGAGCTCGGGTTTGATGGTGACACCAGGAAGTGTGATTCCATATTCAGCGGTTCCAGCTCCTTGAGGACAAAGGCATCTGGATTCTTTGTCTCTTGAAGAAAGATAATGTCAGGAGAGAATTTTTTATTAAGAGCCAAGAGCCTGCGAACTGTTCTGGGATTCCCGAGCCCACAGCAGTTCCAGCTCAACACTCCTAAGGAAGGAGGTTTCCGTTTGCCTGAAAATCCCGACGAGAAGCAGCAGAGCGCGATACGGATGTCGGGGGAGTACGTGCTGCTCGTGGGCTTTGCGGATTAGCAGGAACATCCGCTATGTTCTGCTGAGGAAGTGGAGCATGAGTCAGTGGGGAGGAGGCTCTGTGTCTACCCGGAGATGCTTGGCGATATTTAAAAAAGCTATTTACTCTTAATATTCTCTTATCTTTATTCACTTTATAAAGTCAACCATATTAACAATCAAAATCCATTCGTGTAGTCATCTTTTTGGCAAGTCTTTACATCATTGTTGGCCGTGCGCTATGATTGATATCTGTCCAAATCCATGTGATCGCCAATATTAATCAATTTTCAACtttgaataaaaaatgatttagaaTATTATTGCGAATACTAGTCATCGAAACAATTTTCCTCTTCAGTTCTCATGCCATGATAATATCTTATAGTATCATCATCTCTACATTTGTTATTGTTAAGACATTATTACCTTACAAGCTCGGAATAAATGGTCtccactctctctttctctcaatttgattttgaattttcatgATCAAAATTGGGAAGATATCAAATAGTaccgtgaaacctctataaattaataatattgggactacaccaaaactataattttttattaatttatggagattattaatttatcgatatactaattgaaccaaaaacttaattaggactataaaattatattaatttatagaattttttagtgtatattaatttatcaattattaatttaaagatgttatactgtaTTTGGTAGTAAATGCAATTCCAAAGCCAAAGCAACATActcaatattttgtatattttatccTCAAAATCATATTATTGTTCAAATATCTCGTTGCTATCAGTACTTTTCTTAGGAGCTTATTTTGAAAGTTAGATAAAACTAAATTACGgtgttaaaaaaagaagataaaactAAATTACTAATAAATTAATACACAATCAATGAGACCTGCTCTCATCTTGTGTGTCTATATAACAGCCAGCCATAACATGAAGACGTCAAACTTTCTTCTTTAACtctcaagaacaagaacaaaacCAGTCTTCACCAAGGTAAGCTAACTTTGAACCAAGATCCAAATTTATCTGTTGAAATATTGTTATTGTCATCTTCACTAGATCTGTAGATAATTAGGTAATTCGATTGGTCAATTCTcctgtttttgtttctgttttttatttttaacatcaattctactgtttttgtttttgattcaAAGGTTTTCTAACGCAACCTCCTGTTCGAATTTTGTTGTGTTCCTTATTCAGATCCCTATAGAATATATATCAACAAACGTACTCTTCTTGGAAGGCAAGAAACATGAATCAACAAGAAGCTGCGAGCACTCTTGAACTTGATTTGAAACTAAATATATTGGATTCGTCTTTGCCAACTGAGAGCCCATCTTCATCGTTATGTTCGGAAGAagctggaggtggaggaggagaggcTAAACCAATGGTGGTCGTTGGTTGCCCTAATTGCATCATGTACATCATCATATCTTTGGATAGTAGTAACCCTAGATGTCCTAGATGCAACAGCCAAGTTTTGCTTGATTTTCTCAGAGATCACAACTGCAAGAAGATTAGTAGCTAAGAAAATATCCCATTAAGCAAATATACCATTAAGAATGTCCTCTATCAACGTTGTCACCTATATTGACAGTTTGAATAAATCGGTGAACGGATATATACTTTTGTTTCCAAAAACAtcgttttaattttatatgtattgTTGACAATTTATCTATGAATATTAttaactagatgataacccgcgcaTTGCGCTGGATGAATTTTTTCCAACTATgatgtatatttaaatattataagcaatatttattttttatcgataatttttttacatttgattaaaGATGGACATTCGAGTATCATTTAGCTTGCTTTGGTTCAGTTCAATTCAGATCTTTACCGATTCAGTTCGCTTCGGATCTTTATGGTTCGGTTTAGATTCTAATAacctatttatttatttttaattaaagttcatatatatttttaatttcgaaaaatctaaaaataaaagtaatatataacatataaatttaaataatttataccaAAAATACACAAGCTTAAGGGCAtcaaaattggtttaacttaaatatttggatgaaaATCAATGAAATTTATAGTATTTTGGGTATTTTGAGTATATTTacctattttaaacatgtattttatttttttatatttccaaGTATTTTAGACAGCTTAAAaattacttatatattttgtatattttttagatattaaatttaaaaataattaatatatttaagtatataaatctggttcgAATATACTTGGacacccaaaatattttggttcggatcggattcggttccggttttctaaatactaaaattttgaactcgttcggatatctaaccaattttggtTAAAAGTTTAGTACTACTTTTCAGATTGAATTTGGTTCGGTGTTTTGGATTTAGATTTTGTCCAGTcctgtatttttttattgtaacaaaattttaaatgaaaatgatgatggtTTATATTTATTGTGGGTATgcaaaattttttaaatcaaaatacattCTACTATGTATGTGATCTATTTacttaatcattaaaaattattctAGGTTCATTTAAGAAAACGATGGACTCGACTAAAAACTGTCATTATTTCAGATTGTCAAATTCCAAATTATTCTTTGTCAGTGTTGTGACGAAGAAAAATTGATTTAGTGTTAGGAAAACAAATTTATTGTGTAATCCATGGATCTTACAGTTGTTAaagtaatcaattatttttaattaatatatatgaaattagaataatttggaatttgatttaaaataaacgAATGAgcctagaaaaagaaaaaattgacaaagaataatataaaattaaacaaaaatgagagACGAcaataaaaattgttatcaaatctttttttattcGCAATcactaattatcatatatattttaattatattagtaaattttgttattttttatttaaggaaacaattaagaatattcttttatacactaataattaactaattagtttaatgaaaagtatattatatatttagatggacCAATCTATCTTCTACGATTCTAGAATCATTTTCGTGATAACACTTgactataaaaaatattccaTGCTCAATGACTAATATATAGGGATTTTTTGCAACATGCAATTACAAAGAGACCAATACTATTATGTCGGCAATCCATCATAAAGCTGTTTTGTCAATTGTGGATGTTATAACAGATGTATTCTCTTCAAACAATGATAATATTCCATTTTGTGTACTAGATATTTCTAGACTattgagacatttaatttatgAATGGAAAATTAGTTGTTGTTGACTTGTTGTAAGTTCAGTGTACACGTACGTGACAGAACTACGTgtttaacatgaaaaatgtgGCTAAATAATTATATCTTCGAATGATAAGTTACGCAAGCATTCATATATAAGCACATCATACATCAAATCATAAATAGTTTTGGCTTACTTGTTACCAAAGTTGTTGAACGAACAAATTAAATGTCTTAGTAATCATGAAGAAGAGTTTTTCTCGTTATAAATGGAAAATCTTCACCcaaacttactataaaaaatGCATCACATTAATGTCGGATTCAGCATTACGTGTGTTTCGTTCTTTCCCGAACTatcaaaagaaacaacaacacgCATCGTCTAAGTTTATTTCTCACATTTTTTGTCATTATACTAGTTACTACCCATTTTCAAGCGCATAAACTAGTTTTCTTTTGTGGAAGCACCGTAATCCAATAGTCAAGGTTTAGATGCTTCTACATCCAGTTTAGGATTCGAATCTGAGGCAACACAATTTTTATAGGAAAATGTCTGAGTTTCAATTCCTGAAGAAGACGGATTATGCAAAAAATTAGAGAAAAGacttacaagagatcttcagcaTGCGCAAGGAGTACTGTCAGGAATGGATCTCACATGGCGACTCAGGTGATGAAGTCAAGCGTAAATCTTCACAAAACGGTAGTATCGTAAGCTGtaatatcgtctatgtaatgtttttcatgatttgtaatagcataatcaaccagacaaaaaaaaaacaaaatttcttttatttgtttttcttataaaagtAAAGATTTTTTACTACACCTAATCACCTAGAACCGATTTTTGgcacaacaaaataaaacttttacttCAATCTCCaaaatttaattagttaataTGTATAAATCATCCAGCCTCTAAATTGACTCAATATATTATGTAGTaaccatttattttttaatctgtaATTATGTTTAACCCCATATATCTCAGGATCTAGAAGCTAAACGCAGTCCCAATTTACTTTCTTCACGTATTTCTTCCATTCAAAAAAGTCTAGAAAATTACCGATTAAACACCTATGCGTGGTGTATTCCATCTGAGATAGGCTGTAGTGATTTCTTAAGatgctttcattttttttccaacTGAAATTCATTagcaaaaatttaaaagatatccGATACAAAGCACGTATCTACTACACCTACACTTAATCAATAACATCTGATCCTAgtgtaaaaaaacaaacacaaaatcCCCGAAGAAGCATCAGAGGAAACATCTTTCATTAACAAAGAATTCAAAAAAGCTATTTCGGGTGCTCTTGAGCCACATAAGattgtcttcttccttgtctAGTCATACTTTGAGCAATGAATGACGTTCCTCTATTAAgatgttttcatttttgtagCATTGAATTATGATATATGGAAAGGTTTAAGAGTTATGTCATCAANNNNNNNNNNNNNNNNNNNNNNNNNNNNNNNNNNNNNNNNNNNNNNNNNNNNNNNNNNNNNNNNNNNNNNNNNNNNNNNNNNNNNNNNNNNNNNNNNNNNAGGCTTGGATCTCTCTTTGGTGAATGATGAGAACATCCAAGAAGCCCGACACAAGATAGTGTACGATCTTTGGGAAGCAGCAAATGATGAAGTCTTACAGTTTCGGATGTCCACATTTAAGCCTCCAAAGCGTGCTCCTGGGAAAACTGTTGACCTCGATTGAGTTTATGATTGTTGTCTTTGATCATTTTGTTGgtttatcattttaattcaTACACTACTGTATATTAGAGTTCATGAGTATTGTTATGAAAATGGTCTCATTTATTTTAGGGTATTAGAGTCCATTTATTTTGAGTTCataataacaatatttatttagggtatagggtatAAGGTTTGTACCCTATCAATTTAATTGAGTTCataataacaatatttatttagggtataggatataAGGTTTGTACCCTATCAATTTAATTGAGTTCataataacaatatttatttagggtatagggtatAAGGTTTGTACCCTATCAATTTATTTGAGTTCataataacaatatttatttaggGTATAAGGTATAAAgttcaaaccatataccctaaatcaaataaaaagcaaattaattacaattttatatttatcaattcaattatattgttttagaaattatgtttattgtttattaagTTATAGTTTCTTCAAATCGAAATACATGTTAGTTTAGAGTATAGTATTACACTCACTTATACTAATTTGTATGTCACATGACAAATTTAGTGGTTAGtgtaatatttagtttacactTTCAGTTATACAAATTAGTGTTTTCTTATAGTTTCGTGatttcattttgaaaaaaaaaatattttcatgatttcGATTTAGTGTATTAGAGTGCTATTTTACAAGTCGATTTAGGTGTTTTTAGTGTATAACCAAAACCATTTCTAATCAACAAGGACCCACCCGACAATTCTTAATATCCGACCCGTAACCCGGATCCACAGCCCCCCCCAAACGCGTGATTTGAGTTCATTTGAGGAAATATAAGAAACGAAAGGCGACAGAAAAGGGGATTAGGGTTCTTTCTCTGCGAATCTAGAAACGGCATATCAATGACTAGTTcgtcaacttcttcttctcggTTTCCCCGAATCTCCACTCATGGTGTGCCTAGAAGATGTTGGTGTGGAGAGGGCATAACAAGTTTTGGTTCATCGACGGCGGAGAATCGAT
This genomic stretch from Raphanus sativus cultivar WK10039 chromosome 3, ASM80110v3, whole genome shotgun sequence harbors:
- the LOC108846760 gene encoding protein salt-induced and EIN3/EIL1-dependent 1, with protein sequence MNQQEAASTLELDLKLNILDSSLPTESPSSSLCSEEAGGGGGEAKPMVVVGCPNCIMYIIISLDSSNPRCPRCNSQVLLDFLRDHNCKKISS